The genomic stretch ggaataaggggttTATTGAAGAAATCATGATGAAAAggagtcccagccgggtgaccggcggccggtcccctgaccggctgggaagttcctgtaAGTTTGATGGAATTTTGATGAAAAACAAGGAAGAGTagtcccagccggcaggccggcagccggtccaccggctgggaatgcgTATACAATTGAAATGTATCAAATTGGATTGAAGGGaagtcccagccggcaggccggcagccggtccaccggctggggatACGCTTATGAGGGATTGTCAACAAGTTTTCTTAAGAGGGaagtcccagccggcaggccggcagccggtccaccggctgggaatgcaCGTATGAAGGATATGGGAAATGGGTgttctcccagccgggtgaccggcggccggtctcctgaccggctgggagttttcTGATCTTTTTTATGGAATTTCAAAAATTGCacgaactcccagccgggtgaccggcggccggtctcctgaccggctgggagtactctGATCGTGTTTTAACACCAAAATCACCCAATTTCCTTCATTATTTTCGACCCCTTCTTCCCCTCTCTCTCACTCTAACCCTAACTCCACCTCCCTCATCCCCTTCAACAACCTTTTTcgccaccacccaccaccacctcaaccaccaacaaccacctcaCCTCCTTCCTAACCTTTCACCCACCATCAAAATCACAATCATGGCCCCAAAAAAGAGAGTGAGGAGAGGAGACTTGGCTCTTCAACAGGCGGAGGCGGTAGCGACGGACATGAGCTCCGACCCCGACTTCCCGGACATCCAATTCACCTCAATCACAATGAAAGGTAAGTTTGTCTTATTCAAGAAACGCCCTATTGTCCCTACCCGATTCATTGATCGTCAATCCATGAGGGAACTAGGATTAGATCAAGTTACTCTTGATTTATTTGATGGGGTGGGAATGAAAATGATGTATGGAATTCATGAGCGGACCTATGTTCGTCTTACttgggagtttttgagctccctCCGTCTTGACAAACACCGCCAAACCCAAAAGGTAGCCTTTTTGCACTTTAGATTGATGAACAAGGACTACTCCTTGACCCTACCGACCTTTGCATCCCATTTTGGGCTTGACACTAGCCCTCCTCACAAGGCACCCGAGACATTTGACCATGGGgccttatggaaggctattacggGTTTAGATGATGTTAAGGGGGTCAAGAGAGCCGCCAACACAGTCCACAATGCGGCTATCCGGGTTTGGCATAGGTACATGGGTTGGACCATCTTTGGCCGAGAGGAAAATCATAATTTCAGAACGGAGGAATTGGAAATTCTCGGCTCTTACCTTCGCTCCAACCCAACTACTTTCAAAATTGACATTGCCCACCATTTGGCCCTTACTTTACAACGGCTTAGCAATTCTCCGGCCTCTAATACGGCCGTTGTCGTGGGTGGACTCATTACCCATTTGATGAAGAGGCTCAATCGGAGGGTCAACTTGGGTGGGTTGCGTTCCATGATTGGTGATACAATGTTGTTCAAAAATTATATCCACCACAACCTCGGTTGGTTGAAGACCAACCCGAATGATGGCCTAGACTATTGGCAAATTCGGGTTGATGGAGTTGATCGGAATTCTATCCCTCTTCCCAACCCATACAAAATGAAAGTAGTGCCTAACCAAGAATATTACTTGCTTGAGATTGAAGATCTTGAAGATCCCTCCATCCCCCAACAAATTAACCCCAATCTTCGGTATGCTCGTGGCCGACCCATCATTCCCGCAAGGTCTACCTTGCGGTATGCCACACCGACTTCTCCTTTTGTCCCCGGCCCCTTGCAACAAGGAGAGGGGTCCTCCAgtcaacaccaacaacaatcgCCTCCTCTCCATGCCGACCTCGTTTCCTTCATGGCGGAGATGAAGATTAATATGACAAACGCCGCAAACGAGCGGCATGGCCTTCAACAAAGACTTGACCGGATTTACTATGACACCTCTCTTGGTCAATTTCCGGTCTATGACGATTGTATGAGGAACCATTACAAGCACCCCTCCGGCCTTCACCCCTCCTACTATTTATTCCCGGATGGCGGACATCCGGAAGACGGGACCTTCCGCTACGGAGATATTAACTTGCGGCCCGACTACTTTAGCGCTCCGGTTTTTCCCACCCCGCCTACCTCCCAAGGGGAGGGACATGACGCGAGGTGGTTCGGGGGTGCCCCTTCGATCTTCCAAGAGGGCGGGTCTAGTGGTGCCGGAGGGCACCCGGAGATGTTTGTTGGTATGAGCCAACCAATGGGGGATTTTAGCTCGGATGTCCACTTGAACACGGACGATTTCATTCGTGAATCCGAGTTCGGGGGAATtcaaggtgatggtgatggtgatggtgatggtgatggtgatggtaatgaagatgatgaagatgatgatgacgatatgGGGTCTTAGTCCCCGAGTTGATGGTTTCGTTTATCCTCCCAATCAATCCAAATGACAAGTATGATCTTTTCCCCTTTATCCAAATTTCTCATCCATATTtaaatttttcgcatgcatttagttaataattcatttagttgcatcatataggattgcattagatttcaattttgtaatatattgtcacatttactaattgcattcacttagcgtaatttgcattgtcatttcaatttagcatatagaatagagcatgcattgcattttcaaaataaaaaccaactaaaaattgaaaaaaatgaccaaaaaaccaaaaacatgttaatttatttcactaatatgccctcccatgtttataaataagtgtggggagggcctaaaaaaaaacaaaaatatgtcttttaatttgtactccctccacacatttatttccatttgaaagtaatgtaaataaataagtgtggggagggagttttcataaaaaaaaaaaaaaaaaaaaaaaaaaaaaaaaaccaaaaccaaaaaaatatgtccttttaatttttcaaaacaaaaatcacaaaaatatgttattttccctttgaaaaatcaaaaatcaaaaaaaatatgttcctttctttttcttattcactccctatgcttttgtccattgaggacaatgtacatattaagtgtggggagggaaatatccactttgtgcatattgttaatatttgtatatattacttgtaaatattcaagagaaatttcaaaatgactaaaaattgaaaaaaattcaaaaattcaaaaaatattgcattgtatatacatGTGTTCGGCTAACAAAGTGGCAAGGTACATTGACTATCcaaggcaaaaaggagactagaagaccgcctGGTATAGACGTTCTtatctctttccttttttttcccgttctttctctttttatattgttgtataatatggaggaggatgggatttttgttgctttgggtgtctccttgggagaccgtttggaatttcggtgttgatgtgctgctaggtttagccaatttgttgcatgtttcatttcatgtttgtttaaatttccgcatgcatttgctcacatgtaaatacttgttgcatttctttcttttgcattgagtttgtaaataagtttttaaggaagaacatggtcaaaggaagggaaccaagtacccccatgatgaactaatgtgcccaatagtgcctttcccctcctcgtgactcgcacccgtggcctcttagttagccgaggaagggggagctTGATCAATGAGTctagaccgatcttgtgagacctagggccgtagactagacctttggctcgacttaactactcaaaggtaagggtagagcctcctagggcgggtacattcataccccgccctcatctaggtttgagagtaggtctcctcgcgaggcgtgtcacatcattacgcataaatgtgtcgcatcgtccttagaccatgaaattgcattacatttttgtgcatatgatttgaagcaaaaatcagttttATGAACCTCACAAAAGCCAAATTAGCTTAGTTTCGTCCCTTGCATTGAtttcctttttgattcacccctctGAGCCTTAGCCTATTCCTTTTGGCATACCCACTAAAAGAGCTACATCCCAAAAACACCCCTCCTTAATCAAGAATGGGTCATGATTTGTAGAAGTGTCTAGGTGGTGGAGTCGGAATTTGATGATGGACGAAGTACATGTCCATTGGGTCGAAGATTTTGTCTACATTTGGtgttgtatataaataagaggttttgaaaaagaaatgaaaaacaaaatagaaaagtgaaaaagtcatgaaaaatccaaaaaaaatgagttacttgtgttgtatatatttgtttattgtcaagaaaagaaaaaggcaagcaacacccctactcatcatttaaaggggtagaaaaagccgttgctaaataaaaaggggcacattgatgtttttccaaaaatgagtcgggtttgcacattttttgcatggcttgggaaaccgagtcgttgttacggtgtagacgttaccatttgttgaaataaaaggagttttatcaaatttttcctacttgagttgggtttatgcaatttttgcatagttttggtcatcattgctatgttagggcatagacgtgtctcatatgttgcaataaaagatgggatgtgatgtgtcgacgattcttgatttgagctccacatatccaaacggtgcttgcaccaatcccgttttgaccttctccttagccccgttgtaACCCTTGCTTCATGTTTGTGCATTTTCCcgttgtttgcatttcattggacataggacggtgttacacattagattgcgggcgcgttttcgctagtcgagttaggtgagtgattttggttactctttgtcacaaaaatcaccttgttccttcattgagtgacgagtgaaaaccgtgaggatgtcgttgccttggtccccttagtcatgggtcctttggtcgaatcttgtgtcggccttgtaattctcggcggtcttgccctttcttccctttccccgctctcgaatttgtttcttgagcattggtcacacaagggttgcttttgtcacatttagggggttggcacctcattTGGCACtcctgagacggtactcccgaccgagaccatgttttgttatttgaaaaatccgaccacttagatgaggaaagtggatcattttgttagatgcattctatttgttgattatgtgctttcatgatgaatgtgtcaaaagttttgtagcaagacccaacttgccttgcaatagggcactctcccctcatgggtgtcaaattgtgagttgaaggggcgttgagtgcgctaatactcgatcggcttaagtagtagtttagttgagtgatgcttatattgtgcatccactctccatgtctatcataataatgctttgtacatttggtttaaggacttactcggggacgagtaaggattaagtgtggggaggtttgatataggaccattttgcactctttttccctctattttcatgcatattcgACCCCATTTAAAGCGGTTTTGTACCCCCTTTACTCTCGTTTCTAGTCCcgattccctttactatgacaCTTTGGCCCCCTTGCAGAAATTGAGGCGGGAACGGGCGAAACGAAGCTAGAAAGACGGGATTTCTAAGCCTTGCATGAAAGAAGAAGGGAAGTATGCTGAGATGTACcctcagccggtaggccggcagccggctagccggctgggagtacatCTACAAGGAAAATGAAGGAAGAATTGTGAAGAAgcactcccagccggtggcccggcggccggctGGCCGGCTGGGAGGACAATTGAGCTTAGGAAATGCAAAGAATTGGGAGAATGTTACAggaaactcccagccggtcaaatgaccggcggccggctagccggctgggagtTCCTCCAAAGCCAGAAGTCAAGCTTCAAAGTCAAAGTTGCCTCAGCCGGTcagtgaccggcggccggttgaccggccgtgcacacctgatgacctcaaaaattgttcaaaactcCCAGagatctcccagccggtcaaatgaccggcggccggtcgacCGGCCGGGAGTGCATTTACGAGTTGCAAAGCCCATTTCCAATTTCGGTCCTAATCCTTGTATAACCTATAtataccccctcttaaacccttttgtacacacaaccctagatccagaaattttaccctttcaagctttaaactttcctaatctctttgttaatctttctttaattagagaagttcttcaatcaattagtgattgaatttgggtttgtaagaagattgaaggatttccttctttattatttctatccaaattcctctttcactattttgttggtactaattctctccctattttcatttgtttacatttttgctcttcttttatgtttgtttgattgtttatattaagattgttattgttgtttgtttgttgttgttaattccttcattgttcatcttttcattgttcttCCTTCCCTTGTTcctctttcttttgttcatccttgggtagttgtcctcaaagacttaatctttgagttgatttggttaaagattgtgtctttaggtttaatcactctcattattagattaaatcatctttccttacacccattgttagattgttgcatgtttagtagtgaatttcatcttctcaccatgtttgtgaccaaagtttccatctttattgttaattttgcaattaggaccatgattagtgagtagtcttccactagggctcggtttgacccgacatgagtaatttcattaattgaatttcataaaggctaattatttggggaaattggtgagggtagtttagaggaatgattTGGGTTATGGGTTGACTCTTGGGTAGTgttgacttacgacccttgaccaccaacgagaattggttaggttgtgatttgggtACCCGAGACttgaccctattgttgaccttggttgagaccgaaagggagaaccggggtaggacacctctaaattagcgtttgaaatcgaccctcgagagagggagtgggatgacccgggtattgacggggcttaatgaccttagcgaATATCGGACTACCtcgggaaaatgcatgtttttggggtagtggggtattgagttagggattccgaccttcgaacccgagaggggggttggtgggtagtgctagtgtcctatttcgaacccgagaggggggtcttaggcgaattagagccgtcacctcctcacctaactaccTTTGTGATTAGCTTAGAAATTTAACCATGTGGAATTGCGAATagtttgggaagaaccgagtcctAGGCCTTTTTAACCATTTGAACTACAACTTATCTTTCGTTGTTGCTCATTTATCTTGCTTTTGTTTAGATTGCATCTCATTTCATTTTAGGTAGCATTAGTATATCAACCATCATCTTTTattttcgacttagctaaacgatcggattagaacaattagtaatcttttcaactccttgtgggatcgacccttaatagtgtacaacgataaaatcgtgcacttgcgaggtatagcttgataccatcaccgccttagtctcacaccgcaaattaacttggtgctgaaagGAGCGGGGcaacggatagtcatccggcaccttaacgtacacccaccgatctttccagtccttgcaagaagtaagtttgtcaacagagacataaccctgctccgtttgcacactgtaccatccgacgcggccagagattgatggccggagatgatgaagccggcggaataaattcaccgttggggcctctcccttgaagagacaaagccagacaaagccaactatggtcctcatagccaacgggtgcagttgggcaacagcaacgttcatggccctaattatggccataacgtactcattcagcggaaaccggagcccgtacttcaagtgccgcatgtatacgccggtgtagcccggtggagggcaacagacggcctgaccctcctcagggataacaattttgtatcccctgccaaagaaaaaatggccctcgaaaaatttctcgccggaacaactggcgaacttatgggtccaagcacggtcaaggcggaccttacaggcgtcgccgtgatccataacgtactgcctcccctcattaggacgagccttttcagcatcatcaccataatcgtctgcgtcatcatcgacatcatcgtcatcctcccattcctccaaaatttgaggatcaacttcaggagaaggagacctagggcccccagaccttatcagGATGGCGTCTGgtttctcctcctcatcaagacgcgacggggaaccccctggcgcagaagtgctagtcccggcgtcagcagaagacatgatagcaatgattacttaacaaaataagaagtgaggaaatttgtttgtttaccttgaagaaaaacactcgccggagtaacaactctgaaaattagaagacaaagaagcccttgaaagtttagagagaagaaaattttggaaagaatgaaattggtggccaatttcacggaataactgccctatttatagggaaaagcccatgaagaaggaccaatcagagagCAGCCCATGAAGCGCCAGCCAATCAGCAAaaagacacgtgtcagacatgcaaccatggaatgtcaatcgttgcaacagttgaacgtcaatcaatgcaacagtgaccaagcgtcttcaacacgcccattcacatctcttcgcctattcatcttcctcaacaaattcctaggtatccgctctccgccgccacatgatcaaccaagctacatagcaccggccgggggcaatcaaaaacaatcggcactctcaaccctggtctcggccagcgtcactttctcttccacatcggatgtcctttacacatccatgcggaggggggatatatatggtacggcctaaaaagaaccaggccgaggtagaagaagccggtgCGGaacattttttacaaattacttgcgcagaatatacgctcaacataaatcggagcccataccacggcatagactacgctgggggcaaattgatggggcatattctgcaccgctgatcaagtcaacacattgagcaaggtcaaggatatccacaaagaatgtcaacgacttagatgaccctagccgatgcaacccatcggccatCACACTGGTCTCGGCCGCAGGCGGCAACCGGGCACATATccacgtactcatatccaagaccctcgcccgccatgggtccatcggccgagggtagaacggtctttccacctgctagccacttggccacttggccactacgtgacaaaaggtgaaagtctataaatactcttcaaccttcattgaggaaaggatccacaatttaacctaagaatcactatttatctggtaatatctcccttatctctccaCAATACGCATtaagccaagtaacaacttatcctctAAGTTcttcgacttgagcgtcggagtgaaaGACGCAGCACGGCCAAGCCCCCGATTCGTTCATTGTTGCGGGAGAGGCCGAGAGAGAACGATAGAGACGAgggatccaactcaagacatcattctacatgGCATGGTGGCCAGAATAATACTGGCTTCCTAATTACAATCTTAACAAAAGTAATAAAAATAGTCTAAATATCTCCCTCTTattgaaaaaaagaaaaggaaaaaaaaaatccacTATTGGATCAAAATACACAAATTACAATCTTTTCCCCCAAGTTAAAAATCTGATTTAATTTATCCGAATCCTACTAAAAAACGACGCCGTAAAGTGTATGATAAAGTGATAAACTACCTTTTCTAGTTAAAACACCGTAATTAATTACCCTACTTAATTCTAACTACGTTAACTCCTTCTTCTCTCTGTACAATAAATTAGGGTTTCCGATTTCCGGCGAAAAATCCCCAAAATAACGTCCTCAATttctaattaattattaattatggCACTGCAAGCTGGAATGGGTCTCTCCAGGCTCGTGTTCATAGTTGGCGCCGGTAATTTCAACTACTAATTTCTTcgtaattttgattttgattttaattAGTGTTAATTAAGTTGTGATTATGATTCAATTATTCAGGTTATACTGGAACTATTCTAATTAAGAACAATAAATTATCGGAAATTATCGGCGAAATTCAGGTACTATCTTCAAACCCTAGCTGTTGTGTTTTGTTAGCTGAATTGTAGgttgattgttgtttaattgttgaaTTTCGTTGAGTATAGAATTTCGTGAAGGGATTAGAGACTGGTGATTCTGCTAATGCCGACGCTGATCCGATTGCTGCTCAGGTTAATTTCTCGTCGTTTTAGTGTTGGAGATTAATGTTTGAATGGTTTTGTTGATGATTTTGATGATCAGGAATTCGGAGTTGTTAATTAGATATTCATTGTTTATAGTTGAGAATTACGCGACGAGTTATAGTTATCTGTccttctcaatcatttgtttaactttgattaaaatatctctCGCAAAGGATGAATATCGTAAACAGTTGGCTCAGACGGAGCAAGTAACTATCTTTCAGTTATTAAAGCTGTATATTACTGTGTGCAACAATTGAAGCATTGAAGGCCATTAATATGGTAACTAGACATTCTTATGATTGAGCAACTTCAAAATGCGAAACCTCTGTCAGTTCTTAGAAGATAGTGGTAGGTTAGTGTAGTAGTTTACCGCTCTTGCACTTTTGTCGCGAAAGTGAGAGTCAAACTCAAATTTGTTTACTCCATGATGAATGGTTTCTGTTTTAGAACTTGTTTGGTGCTTGTTTCGCAAAATATGTTTCAATTACTTCAATAAAAGCTTAGCAAACATGCAGGTGCGCTGGTTGGCACAAGAAGTTAGGCAATTGGCTAATGGAAGGCAAATCACAGTGCTTAATGGTAGCTCTAGCCAAACTGGTATATGTTCGCAGTTTGTTTTTTATATGTTCTTCGTTTAGCATTTCGCTGCTGCAATCTACATTAATTTAATCTCTTTATCTTACAGATTTGTCATTTCTTATTTTGCCGGCTGCAACAGTGGGTGCTTTGGGATATGGGTATATGTGGTGGAAGGTAAGTTGAAGCTATCAATTTTTTTTCCATCAGTTCACTTATCCTGTTACTCTGAAAGCGTTGTCTATGGAGAGGAGAGGGACTGCATACATTTGGCCCCATTACCTTGCCATATGCCGGAGCCTTTGTGACAGTGGCGTAGAAGTTTTGTAGTTCAGTAATTTACGTAATTTTATTTTTATGGAGTTTCGCGACAACAATGCTCAGGGTTTTTTATGCTATATTTCAGGGGCTTTCTTTCTCTGATCTTATGTATGTCACCAAACATAGCATGGCAGCTGCGGTAGCCAGTTTAAAAGAAAATTTGCAGAATGTCACTGAAGCTATTGAGGTTGACCCATCCGTTGCTTTTAAACGTAATTGTTGTTTATTCTCTGATGCTAAATCGCTAATCACCCTTTGGCAATGTTTGTAAATACTTTTTGACTATTTCCACCAATGTGATTTATGTAATTATGTAACATCTTGAATGACGTTGGCAATATTTATCGTTTCCCTTTGGTGCATTTTGTTCTGCAGATAGCAAAGAAACATTTGCTGCAGAAGATTCAAACTGTTAACGAAAAGATAGAGGAGAACAAAGAGTTGCAAAAGCTGACTTTGAATGAGGTGCACCTTGAGCATTTTTACTACTTTTGCTCATTATTCTAATTTGATTCCAGGTCCTTAATTCATTGGTAACTTTAACCAAGTTAGTCGGCTTGCCTATTGTTCCTTTCTCCTTTGATTTCTATTCTTTGGCTCTGAAATATGACATAAGTAAAGCACATAGCAAACCGAATTGCATGTCTCCCGAGTCCCGTCTATTGTAAAGTAGTTGCATCTCAATACAATTTTTAACATGGGTCTTATGAAAGCATTGCTTTCTGTTTTCTGCAAAGGGCTATGATTGCAGGGAATCGGTGTAATGTTGTTGTAGTCTGAGCTCTTATTCTAGGTTTATTTCAAAACTGATTGTCAGATGTTTTTGTAGTCGTATTAGGCTCTCATTTTAACTCCCCACCCTCTCAAACAGGTTCGCGATTTGCATGTAGACCTTGGGGATGCTCAAAATCAGATTCTCTTCTTGGTAGGGACAGTTGCCAAATTGGTGAGTGCATCATAACAGCTACTTGTTTCTTGCTTTTGCTTTTCTGATTGAATTTGACACACTCTCTAGCATTGATATTTGGCCCTTCCTCTTCCTCTCATGCTCTTGAAGTGTTGTGTTTAACTCGTTTTAGCTTGTCCCTAAGTATTTGCTTGCATGCTACTGCTGCCATGATTACCTGTATTCTCATTTGTGGACAGCTCTAACATGCAAAGAGAAGTAGGGTTCAAAGACCATATGCTGAATTTTCACAGTAATTGTCCAGTGATGAAAACCAATTTTGCAAAAATGGGGACCTTTTCACAATAGACCTGAGTCAATAATAGTAAAATAACAAATATGACTTTACATATTTGTAAGACTAGAAATGTTATTAGTAAGTTGTGGAAAGGAGTTAGGTAAACACaataataatactccctccattttgtTAGACTACCCCATGAACCCCCTTTTTCCTCAAAAGTGGGTCAATCTGGCTAATTCAATAAAATGATGCCTACACAATAACCGCTATTAGCATTTTTATGTACATCAATTTTTGTGCCAGTTACTTCGTGAATCGACAACTATTGACAACCTGTACTTGCTCACTTGAGCCATCTGGTTGTAATATATGGTGTTTATAATAAATGGATCcactttttttatattttttgttcTGGCCTGCTTCTCTATTTTTTGCTTCTACATTTTTTGGCTGTTTTAATCATTTTTTCCGCCCTATTCTGACAGGAGGATAAGATGAATGAAGTTGACGAAAAACAGGTAGAGTTGCTTTGATGTTTATATTGGGAGTCCAAAACCTTGCTTATCCAAAAATTATGTGTCCTCAAAGCTCAAACATGAAATCTTTTCAACGTATTGAACTTCCATGTTTTTAGAGTTAGTTTGGTGGATAGGTAATGGACAGGAAGGAATGCATGGGATTTAGAAACTAAAGCAATTAATGGATTCACTAACATCACTTTCCAGTTTGACGGAATTTTATCAAGAGAAAAGAGGACCACGTACTTTTGTTTGGTTCTTTTTACTTGGTTGTGTGTTTCTTTTCTGTAAAATTAAATTGGACAAGGATAATTTTTCTCACTTCCATTCCAGTGCCCTTGTTGTAAACTGCTTACACGATGACACAATGTTAGTGTGGCTTCTGATACAATTTTTTTAACTCAAACTGAATAAAAAGTGGTAGGACATAACAGATATCTTAACTTTCGTAATTATTTTGTTGCATTCTTATCCTCTGTACTTATGTTATATACTATACTGACTCTTATTTTTAACAGAATCTAGCACTTATGGGTCTCGACTACTTGGTGCAATTTGTCAATGGAAAGTCTACCAAAGCTCCTCAGTTTGCCCAGGTTTGAGTTACTTTTATGGATATCATGATGTCGATTGCACATTCTGATTTATGGCCACATGACCGATTGTCTCATAAATGTAGTC from Silene latifolia isolate original U9 population chromosome 2, ASM4854445v1, whole genome shotgun sequence encodes the following:
- the LOC141644178 gene encoding uncharacterized protein LOC141644178; translated protein: MALQAGMGLSRLVFIVGAGYTGTILIKNNKLSEIIGEIQNFVKGLETGDSANADADPIAAQVRWLAQEVRQLANGRQITVLNGSSSQTDLSFLILPAATVGALGYGYMWWKGLSFSDLMYVTKHSMAAAVASLKENLQNVTEAIEIAKKHLLQKIQTVNEKIEENKELQKLTLNEVRDLHVDLGDAQNQILFLVGTVAKLEDKMNEVDEKQNLALMGLDYLVQFVNGKSTKAPQFAQEFRSAVKSRCLFESSENLGLQGLLSVTEGNFEDAHQPKNFIRSTSVKIAIV